The Limosilactobacillus panis DNA segment AGCACGCCGACCTGGCAATGATTGAGCAGGTCAAGCGGCAGCGTGATAATATCTTGGTTACCTTCACGAAGGTTGAGAGCCATTTGATTAAAGCACCGACGATTATTAAACTGCTGGCTAAGACTAAGTTTAAAGCGACTTTAGGGGAGCAGGATGATCGTTTGACGGTTCGTCTGGTTATCCAGCCCAAGATGTCAACTGCTGATTGGTTAAACCAGCTATCAAAGTTGATCACCGGGTTTGCCAATGAGGTTACCGGTAAAGGCAAAAAAGTAAGTAGTAAGTAATTGGAGGAAAAGTAATGCGATTAGATAAGTTTTTAAAGGTATCCCGGATTATCAAGCGGCGGTCAGTGGCTAAAGAAATTGCTGACCAGGGAAGAATCTTGGTAAATGACCTTCCGGCTAAGTCATCGACGAAGGTCAAGATCGGTGACACCTTGACCATTAAGTTTGGTAATAAAACAGAAACAGTTAAAATCAACCGGATTGTGGAAACAACCAAAAAGAGCGAAGCTGAGGACATGTATGAGCTCCTTGACGAAACCTATGCCGAGAATTTTAACTAACTTTATAAAAAAATTGATATTTAATTAACATTGATATGGACATTTAGTTGGTAACCTTGCTATACTTAAACTGTTATAAGTCAGTAAAGTGAGGGGAAATTATGAAAAACCGGACCGGTAATAAAGTTTCACAGCTTGATACGCCATATGTCCATAAGTTTTCAGCTGATCAGCAAAGGCGGCAGTTTCATAAGCGTCGCTGTCAGCGAATAATTATTGCCTTTTTGGTAATTTTCCTGGTTCTCGGAATTCAGATTGTTCGCAGTCGACGAACCCTTGCCAAGGTCAATAACAATATTGCGGCTTGTCAGACCGAGCTGAAGGACCAGCAACAGACAAGCAGGCACCTGAAACACCAGATAAAGCTGCTTCATGACCCTGAATATGTTCAGCAAGTTTTGCGGGCAAAGTACAATTACTCAAAGAAGGGCGAAACCATTTATAATTTAAATAACTAGTTACTATTTCTTATTGGGGTATGTTATACTCATCTACAATTAAAGATTAAATCAGACGACTTGAGGAGGATCCATTAGTTTCATGGCAATTGAAGTGGGAGCAAAGGTTTCCGGTAAGGTTTCCGGAATCACGAATTTTGGCGCATTTGTGGACTTAGATGATAACCAAACGGGCTTGGTACACATCAGTCAGATTTCTGACAAGTATATCAAGGACGTACACGATGTACTGTCAATAGGGGATACAGTAACGGTTAAGGTAACCCGAATCGGTGATGATGGTAAGATTGCCTTGTCCATGAAGGACGCCGCCCCGCACGAACACCGTGAGCATGGCCACTATCATGGCGATAACCACCATGGTGAATTTCACCATGATCATCGCAATAATGACTTCCATGGTCGGCAAAATAATTACCACGGTTTCACTGGTGGGCACCACCACAATAACGGCCGCCACCACGAAGACTTTAACGACATGCTGGCGGGCTATTTAAAGGAAAGTGAATCACGGCTTTCAACATTAAAGCGCCAGACAGATGGTAAGCGTGGTGGTCGTGGCGGCCGACGGAGCTAGCTCAAATGATTAGCTTAGAAGAAAAATTCAAGCGGCACCTGCAAAGGCGCCGCTTTTTTAGTAAAAACGATACGGTGATTGTTGCTGTCTCCACGGGGGTAGACTCGATGGTTCTCTTAAACCTCCTCCAGAAGTTACCGGTGACGTTGCGGCCTCACCTGGTTGTTGCCCACGTCAACCATGAGTTACGTAACCAGAGTACGGTTGAAGAAGAATTCATTAAGGATTATTGTGACCGCCACCATCTGGCGCTAGCCGTTACCCACTGGTCGCGTAGTGTCCATCCAGCAAGAGGGGTTGAGGCGGCCGGCCGGGCCTATCGTTACCATTTTTTTGCTGACTTGATGAAGCGACAGGGGGCCCGGGTGCTGGTTACCGCCCACCACCAAAATGACCTTGCAGAAACAATGTTAATGAAACTGGTCCGGGGTGGTCAATTAGACCAGCTGGTGGGAATTGCAGATCAACGGCCCTTTGCCAGCGGTCAACTGGTCCGGCCCCTTTTACCCTTTGCCAAGCAGGCCCTTGTTAATTATGCCCGGGCCAAGGGGATTAAGTGGTTCGAGGACGTCACCAACCAGGACCTGACTATCACCCGGAACCGTTACCGGCATGAGATTATTCCCGCCCTCCAGCGGGAGAATCCGCGCCTGTTAGACCACCTAACTAGCTACCATGACCAGTTGCAGCGCCTTCTAGATTGGCGGGAACGCTGGCTAGTTGAACGGTTGAAGACCATCAGTGTGGGGGATGAACTGGACCTTGCCGCCCTCCACTGCCATGACCGGGCTGACCAGCGGGCTCTCCTCTTGGAATGGTTGAGACAACGGGGCGTTTTAAATGTTAAACAGGCCCTTCTGACCGCGATTGAGAAGTTACTGGCGGTCCAGGCAGCGCCCCAGGGACAGCTGACCTTGCCAGGAGCGGTTATGCTACAGCGTCGGTATGACAAGTGCTTCCTCCTTTCCCAAGAGAAAATCGTGGCGCAGCGGCAAAATGTACCAGCGTCTGTGGTAAAATTGGGCCAACAATATTTTATCAATGCTAAGCAGTATTTAATGGTAGTTGCGGGCCCAGAAAAGGGGCCTGGACAGGTAATGTGGCTTGCCCCTGACCAGTTCCCACTAACGCTGCGGCACTGGCAAACGGGTGATTTCATTATTCTAAAAAATGGTGGTCACCAGAAGGTCCGCCGGGTGCTGATTGATCAGAAGGTTCCCCAGCAGGTACGGGACCGGCAGCTGGTCCTGGTCGATGCGCAAGGTCGGGTTGTTTGGGTCATCGGTCGGAAGTGGAGTTGGTTTCCCCGGCCAGCGAACTACCAGCAGAAGTGGCGGCAGGTTGTGGTTAGCATTGAGGATAAATAAGGAGAAGGATTATGAACAACGATATTGAAAAGGTGCTTTACAGTGCGGATGACATTCAAACGGCAATCGATCGGTTGGCCAAGCAGCTAACGGTTGAGTACCGTGATAAAAAACCATTGATTGTCTCAGTTCTATCTGGGGCGGTCCTCTTTACGGTCGAGCTGATTAAGAAGATGGATATCATGGCCCAGATTGACTTTATTGATGTGTCAACTTACTTTGGTGGGACGGCAACGACTGGTCAGTTGAAGCTCATTCATGATATGACATCCGATGTTAAGGGACGCAACGTCTTGATTACTGAAGACATTGTTGATAGTGGACGGACACTGGACTACCTAGTCAAACTGTTAAAGAAGCGGGGGGCTAAGAGCGTTAAGACAGTTTCCCTCCTTAATAAACCAGAAGGCCGGGAGTTTGACGTTAATGTTGAATATTATGGCTTCAAGGTACCGAACGAATTCCTCGTTGGCTACGGTTTGGATTACAAAGGATACTACCGAAACCTGCCATACGTCGGCGTTTTGAAGCCGTCTGTTTATAGTGAAGACTAATGGTAGCTATTTAATGGTCAAAGATTGTCAAGTATGCTATTATAGTTTGTACAATTAATTGTTGCTGGTAGATAGGAGGTTGTTATGAACAACAATCGGCGTAATAATAATTTTACTCATAACGTTCTCTTCTACGCAGTGATGTTCTTGTGTATCATGGGAATTGCCTACTTCTTCTTCGGTGGTAACCAGTCCACTGGTCAGAGCAAGACAGTCACCCAAAGCGAGTTTATCTCTGAACTGAAGAGCAATA contains these protein-coding regions:
- a CDS encoding RNA-binding S4 domain-containing protein; this encodes MRLDKFLKVSRIIKRRSVAKEIADQGRILVNDLPAKSSTKVKIGDTLTIKFGNKTETVKINRIVETTKKSEAEDMYELLDETYAENFN
- a CDS encoding septum formation initiator family protein translates to MKNRTGNKVSQLDTPYVHKFSADQQRRQFHKRRCQRIIIAFLVIFLVLGIQIVRSRRTLAKVNNNIAACQTELKDQQQTSRHLKHQIKLLHDPEYVQQVLRAKYNYSKKGETIYNLNN
- a CDS encoding S1 domain-containing RNA-binding protein, whose translation is MAIEVGAKVSGKVSGITNFGAFVDLDDNQTGLVHISQISDKYIKDVHDVLSIGDTVTVKVTRIGDDGKIALSMKDAAPHEHREHGHYHGDNHHGEFHHDHRNNDFHGRQNNYHGFTGGHHHNNGRHHEDFNDMLAGYLKESESRLSTLKRQTDGKRGGRGGRRS
- the tilS gene encoding tRNA lysidine(34) synthetase TilS; translation: MISLEEKFKRHLQRRRFFSKNDTVIVAVSTGVDSMVLLNLLQKLPVTLRPHLVVAHVNHELRNQSTVEEEFIKDYCDRHHLALAVTHWSRSVHPARGVEAAGRAYRYHFFADLMKRQGARVLVTAHHQNDLAETMLMKLVRGGQLDQLVGIADQRPFASGQLVRPLLPFAKQALVNYARAKGIKWFEDVTNQDLTITRNRYRHEIIPALQRENPRLLDHLTSYHDQLQRLLDWRERWLVERLKTISVGDELDLAALHCHDRADQRALLLEWLRQRGVLNVKQALLTAIEKLLAVQAAPQGQLTLPGAVMLQRRYDKCFLLSQEKIVAQRQNVPASVVKLGQQYFINAKQYLMVVAGPEKGPGQVMWLAPDQFPLTLRHWQTGDFIILKNGGHQKVRRVLIDQKVPQQVRDRQLVLVDAQGRVVWVIGRKWSWFPRPANYQQKWRQVVVSIEDK
- the hpt gene encoding hypoxanthine phosphoribosyltransferase, yielding MNNDIEKVLYSADDIQTAIDRLAKQLTVEYRDKKPLIVSVLSGAVLFTVELIKKMDIMAQIDFIDVSTYFGGTATTGQLKLIHDMTSDVKGRNVLITEDIVDSGRTLDYLVKLLKKRGAKSVKTVSLLNKPEGREFDVNVEYYGFKVPNEFLVGYGLDYKGYYRNLPYVGVLKPSVYSED